Within the candidate division KSB1 bacterium genome, the region TAATAGAATTGTTTCAGAGCATATACTACAAATTGCCGAAGTCGCAGCCAGGGGCTCTGAAGTGTTTGAAGACAGAGATAAATTTCTTGCATGGATGAAGCAACCCAGCAAAGCTCTAAATAATAATAAACCAATGAGCCTATTAAACTCAAGGTTTGGTAATGATATGGTAATAGATGAACTTGGCCGAATGGAGCATGGTGTGTTCTCTTAATGAAAGTCTACAGAATCGTCAAAACTCGTTATATTAACGGTTTGTCAGGGAATGGGGCCGGTATTTATGGAGGAAGATGGAATCATAATGGTACGAAAATGGTTTATGCTTCTGAGAGCAGATCCTTGGCAACTGTTGAATACCTGGTTCATGTGCCTCTATCATTTGTTCCAACCAATCTTAGTTTGGCGACTCTTCAAATACCCGATGGAATAACTCAAAAAAAAATCAAAACCTCTGATTTACCCAATAACTGGCGAAAACATCCAGCGCCTTTGATGTTAGCTGAAATAGGAACAAAATGGGCAACAAAAAAAGAGTCGTTACTGCTCCGTGTCCCTTCTGCTGTTGTTGAGCATGAATTTAACATTCTGATCAATCCGTTACATCCGGAAATACAACATATTTCCATATTTCAAATTGAAAGATATTTTGTTGACAACCGGTTACTTTGATGATATTCCTTTTGGACGATAACTATCTAATTCACTGATATTAAACACTGAAATACAAATTCTTGTGAATAATGAACAGAAATGATCCCCAACAATCATAGGCTTACATTTTTTCTTTTTAAGTTCAAGAGGCATCCATGAAATTTCAAAAGATATCGTTCAAGAATAAAAATGGTGATCTACTCTCCGGAAGACTCGATCTTCCTATCGACAACCTGCCGATTGCCTATGCCCTATTTGCCCATTGTTTTACCTGTTCCAAAAACTTGAAAGCTTTGGTAAATATCAGCAATGCCTTGAATATGGCAGGTATCGCAGTTTTTCGGTTCGATTTTACCGGTTTGGGGGAAAGTGAGGGTGATTTCGCTAATACAAATTTCTCTTCAAACGTAGCGGATTTGGTTGCTGCAGCAAATTACCTGAAAGAGCAGTTTCAATCTCCTAAAATCCTGATCGGGCATTCACTTGGTGGTGCGGCAATATTGCAGGCAGCTGCACAGATTGAATCGGCCGAATCGGTTGTGACAATTGCCGCACCTTGCAGTCCAAATCATGTTGCCCATTTACTTGAAAGTAATCGAGAAGAAATCGAGCAGAAAGGCGAAGCGCAAGTAGTGCTTGCCGGAAAAAAATTTAACATCAAGAAGCAATTCCTGGATGATCTGGATCAACACAAAATGCAGGAGACAATTCGTAAAATACGAAAAGCGATGTTGATTTTTCATTCGCCTGTGGACAAGATTGTTGGCATTGAAAATGCCACATGGATCTTTCAGGCAGCAATGCATCCCAAAAGCTTTATTTCATTGGATAAAGCGGATCACATGCTTACTGACCCATCTGATTC harbors:
- a CDS encoding RES family NAD+ phosphorylase, which gives rise to MKVYRIVKTRYINGLSGNGAGIYGGRWNHNGTKMVYASESRSLATVEYLVHVPLSFVPTNLSLATLQIPDGITQKKIKTSDLPNNWRKHPAPLMLAEIGTKWATKKESLLLRVPSAVVEHEFNILINPLHPEIQHISIFQIERYFVDNRLL
- a CDS encoding OsmC family protein, which codes for MKFQKISFKNKNGDLLSGRLDLPIDNLPIAYALFAHCFTCSKNLKALVNISNALNMAGIAVFRFDFTGLGESEGDFANTNFSSNVADLVAAANYLKEQFQSPKILIGHSLGGAAILQAAAQIESAESVVTIAAPCSPNHVAHLLESNREEIEQKGEAQVVLAGKKFNIKKQFLDDLDQHKMQETIRKIRKAMLIFHSPVDKIVGIENATWIFQAAMHPKSFISLDKADHMLTDPSDSLYVGSVMAAWARKYISIPKRAGKPLDAEGNQVIVRTGESGFRTEVKAGEHALLADEPEKYGGTDTGPNPYDYLVTALGACTSMTLRMYADHKKWPLDSITVRLNHSKIHAADCGDCESKEGKIDVIEREIDVEGELDDQQRQRLLEIADKCPVHRTLHGEVKVRSKLKA